The Actinopolyspora erythraea genome has a segment encoding these proteins:
- a CDS encoding aldose 1-epimerase family protein → MNDAGSTGRAWSRRGALTTLTATTATAALGTTAAARSTGRGHRPAGHDRAEQTASGRLYELRSGHHRAVVGGVAASLLSWQVAGTEMLLTHPPDDVGEGFQGKTILPWPNRIDQGSYEFDGERFQVPINEPSRQSALHGLMNFVEWEPVRRRSDSVTLRYLLHPQYGYPFRMEFLVEYTLDRHGPRCTLTAENTGDDRAPVGWANHTYIAAGPGGTDGMELRLPAKTYYRTNDRLIPTGTASVSGTEYDFRDGRTIGSTRMDTAFTGLSRDGWGNATVRFGGTAGADVLLWVDGSYDYLQVYTDDAPSERRPQPARSGITVEPNTCPPNAFVTGESVLVLRPGQRHTATWGLRVLG, encoded by the coding sequence ATGAACGACGCCGGATCCACGGGACGCGCCTGGAGCAGGCGCGGCGCGTTGACAACCCTCACCGCTACGACCGCCACCGCCGCGCTGGGCACCACAGCCGCGGCACGGTCGACCGGGCGCGGACACCGCCCTGCCGGGCACGACCGTGCCGAGCAGACCGCCAGCGGCAGGCTCTACGAGCTCCGTTCGGGCCACCACCGCGCCGTGGTTGGCGGAGTAGCGGCGTCCCTGCTGTCCTGGCAGGTGGCGGGCACCGAGATGCTGTTGACCCATCCGCCGGACGACGTCGGGGAGGGGTTCCAGGGCAAGACCATCCTGCCCTGGCCCAACCGGATCGACCAGGGCAGCTACGAGTTCGACGGAGAGCGGTTCCAGGTACCGATCAACGAACCGTCCAGGCAGTCGGCGCTGCACGGACTGATGAACTTCGTCGAGTGGGAGCCGGTGCGCCGCCGCTCCGACAGCGTGACGCTGCGGTACCTGCTGCACCCGCAGTACGGCTACCCGTTCCGGATGGAGTTCCTGGTCGAGTACACCCTCGACCGACACGGCCCACGGTGCACCCTCACCGCCGAGAACACCGGCGACGACCGGGCTCCCGTGGGGTGGGCCAACCACACCTACATAGCGGCTGGGCCGGGCGGCACCGACGGCATGGAGCTCCGGCTGCCCGCCAAGACCTACTACCGCACCAACGACCGGCTCATTCCGACGGGTACCGCGTCGGTCTCGGGAACCGAGTACGACTTCCGCGACGGTCGCACCATAGGTTCCACCAGGATGGACACGGCGTTCACCGGCCTTTCGCGGGACGGGTGGGGCAACGCCACCGTCCGGTTCGGAGGCACCGCCGGCGCCGACGTGCTGCTGTGGGTGGACGGCTCCTACGACTACCTGCAGGTCTACACCGACGACGCTCCCAGTGAGCGGCGTCCGCAACCGGCCCGTTCGGGGATCACGGTGGAACCGAACACCTGCCCGCCGAACGCTTTCGTGACGGGTGAGTCCGTGCTCGTGCTGCGGCCGGGGCAGCGGCACACCGCGACCTGGGGGTTGCGGGTGCTCGGCTGA
- a CDS encoding glycoside hydrolase family 2 protein: protein MQSRPSRRPAVRHLGVLSMAAALALGTAPAAAAHPLKGWEPAEPPLTTPWTEQVGPDNALPEYPRPQLRRDRWKNLNGEWEYAGGTTPPERQGQLGERILVPYPVESGLSGIQRHDDHMLYRRSFELPSEWRDDELLLHFGAVDQEATVWVNGERVGSHRGGYTSFTIDVTDALRPGSRQQVTVAAEDTNERGEHPIGKQTDTPGGIFYTGSSGIWRTVWIEPVSRTHLTELNITPRLDSETFHLAPEISGPDTADVETVVSRPNGEVVSTTTTEAGAAIEAPVPDPRTWSPDDPYLYDLTVRLLDAEGGELDRVDSYAGMRSTGLVEDSRGRQRIALNGKILFQQGMLDQGFWPDGLHTPPTDEAMRHDIERAKRMGFNMLRKHIKVAPKRWYYWADRLGILVWQDMPSLTARTGGTNGAPSEGARSRFEAETTAIVDQLDSVTSLVTWVPFNEGWGEFDTARITERIERLDPSRLVDASSGVNCCNSLPDTGVGDIYDDHTYVGPGTPRATAERAAVNGEYGGLGLVERGHLWPGEPSAYEMTDSRARLTERYGQLSESLIGTIERNGLSAAVYTQVSDVENEVNGLMTYDRKITKPDVASVRADNEAIIDAGTP from the coding sequence ATGCAGTCCCGACCATCGCGCCGCCCGGCGGTGAGACACCTCGGTGTCCTCTCGATGGCCGCCGCGCTCGCACTGGGTACCGCACCGGCGGCGGCAGCCCACCCCCTGAAAGGGTGGGAACCGGCCGAACCACCACTGACCACCCCGTGGACGGAACAGGTGGGGCCGGACAACGCGCTGCCCGAGTACCCCCGCCCCCAGCTGAGACGAGACCGCTGGAAGAACCTGAACGGCGAATGGGAGTACGCGGGCGGAACCACCCCTCCGGAGCGGCAGGGGCAGTTGGGCGAGCGGATCCTGGTCCCCTACCCGGTGGAGTCGGGGCTTTCCGGCATCCAGCGCCACGACGACCACATGCTCTACCGGCGGAGTTTCGAGCTGCCTTCGGAGTGGCGCGACGACGAGCTCCTGCTGCACTTCGGCGCCGTCGACCAGGAGGCGACGGTCTGGGTCAACGGTGAACGTGTCGGCTCGCACCGGGGCGGCTACACCTCGTTCACGATCGACGTCACCGACGCGCTGCGGCCTGGCTCGCGGCAACAGGTCACGGTGGCCGCCGAGGACACCAACGAACGGGGCGAGCACCCGATCGGCAAGCAGACCGACACCCCCGGCGGCATCTTCTACACCGGCTCCTCCGGGATCTGGCGGACCGTGTGGATCGAGCCGGTCTCGCGGACCCACCTCACGGAGCTGAACATCACGCCGCGCCTGGACTCCGAGACCTTCCACCTCGCTCCGGAGATCAGCGGGCCGGACACCGCCGACGTGGAGACGGTGGTCTCACGCCCGAACGGCGAGGTGGTGTCGACAACCACCACGGAGGCGGGGGCGGCGATCGAGGCCCCGGTTCCCGACCCGAGGACGTGGAGCCCCGACGATCCCTACCTCTACGACCTGACCGTGCGTCTACTGGACGCCGAGGGAGGCGAGCTCGACAGGGTCGACAGCTACGCGGGCATGCGCTCGACGGGACTGGTCGAGGACTCGCGGGGCAGACAGCGCATCGCCCTCAACGGAAAGATCCTGTTCCAGCAGGGAATGCTGGACCAGGGGTTCTGGCCGGACGGGTTGCACACCCCACCCACCGACGAAGCCATGCGCCACGACATCGAGCGGGCCAAGCGGATGGGCTTCAACATGCTGCGCAAGCACATCAAGGTCGCTCCGAAGCGCTGGTACTACTGGGCCGACCGGCTGGGCATCCTGGTCTGGCAGGACATGCCCTCCCTGACGGCCCGGACCGGCGGCACCAACGGCGCTCCGTCCGAGGGGGCGCGGTCCAGGTTCGAGGCCGAGACCACGGCCATCGTCGACCAGCTCGACAGCGTGACCTCGCTGGTGACCTGGGTCCCGTTCAACGAGGGCTGGGGCGAGTTCGACACCGCCAGGATCACCGAGAGGATCGAGCGGCTGGACCCGAGCAGGCTGGTCGACGCCTCCAGCGGAGTGAACTGCTGCAACTCGCTGCCGGACACCGGGGTGGGTGACATCTACGACGACCACACCTACGTGGGGCCGGGAACACCGCGGGCGACCGCCGAGCGCGCGGCGGTCAACGGTGAGTACGGCGGCCTCGGCCTGGTCGAGCGGGGACACCTGTGGCCGGGCGAACCGAGCGCCTACGAGATGACCGACAGCCGCGCACGACTCACCGAACGCTACGGCCAGCTCAGCGAGTCCCTGATCGGCACGATCGAGCGGAACGGGCTCTCGGCCGCGGTCTACACCCAGGTCTCCGACGTGGAGAACGAGGTCAACGGTCTGATGACCTACGACCGGAAGATCACCAAACCGGATGTCGCCTCGGTTCGAGCGGACAACGAGGCGATCATCGACGCCGGTACCCCGTAA